In Felis catus isolate Fca126 chromosome A2, F.catus_Fca126_mat1.0, whole genome shotgun sequence, the following proteins share a genomic window:
- the SSMEM1 gene encoding serine-rich single-pass membrane protein 1 isoform X3, producing MQWNLQMSEKKKDEDSGTSTSVSRASKDTSFKRQSKDGDWASLQMMKKLKQSQLTPVTDSEVALVNASLEQRRARRRSQFSRVNQTQRDSDTTECDGEESNSGASSWKESESEHHPSPASIQKRKIAQRQRNAGSYQTRERPCLHCKAMITSEWLTRHFLQNTSGTTHTKADIQEENRVPDISTKYSKI from the exons atgtcagagaagaaaaaggatgaaGACAGCGGGACCAGCACCTCGGTCAGTAGAG CAAGCAAAGATACTTCCTTTAAGCGGCAAAGCAAAGATGGTGACTGGGCCTCtttacaaatgatgaaaaaactaaaacagaGCCAACTCACCCCTGTAACTGACTCTGAAGTGGCTTTGGTCAACGCCTCTCTGGAACAAAGACGAGCCAGGCGCCGTTCTCAATTCAGCCGGGTGAATCAGACCCAACGTGACAGTGATACTACCGAGTGTGACGGTGAAGAATCTAACTCGGGAGCCTCTTCGTGGAAGGAGAGTGAAAGTGAACATCACCCATCACCAGCTAGTattcagaagaggaaaatagCTCAGAGGCAAAGGAATGCGGGAAGCTACCAAACCAGGGAAAGGCCCTGCCTCCACTGCAAAGCCATGATAACCAGTGAGTGGTTGACGCGCCATTTCCTTCAAAACACTTCAGGAACAACCCACACGAAGGCAGATATTCAAGAGGAAAATCGTGTACCTGACATTAGcacaaaatacagcaaaatttga
- the SSMEM1 gene encoding serine-rich single-pass membrane protein 1 isoform X1: protein MGDLFSLFWEVDPPPLPLSFPIPSQDYECQKDDSCGAIGSFLLWYFVIILVLMFFSRASVWMSEKKKDEDSGTSTSVSRASKDTSFKRQSKDGDWASLQMMKKLKQSQLTPVTDSEVALVNASLEQRRARRRSQFSRVNQTQRDSDTTECDGEESNSGASSWKESESEHHPSPASIQKRKIAQRQRNAGSYQTRERPCLHCKAMITSEWLTRHFLQNTSGTTHTKADIQEENRVPDISTKYSKI from the exons ATGGGAGaccttttttccttattttgggaGGTGGATCCTCCTCCCCTACCTTTAAGTTTTCCTATTCCAAGTCAGGATTATGAATGCCAGAAGGATGACTCTTGCGGGGCAATAGGGAGCTTCCTGCTTTGGTATTTTGTCATTATATTGGTCCTGATGTTCTTTTCGCGGGCTTCTGTCTGG atgtcagagaagaaaaaggatgaaGACAGCGGGACCAGCACCTCGGTCAGTAGAG CAAGCAAAGATACTTCCTTTAAGCGGCAAAGCAAAGATGGTGACTGGGCCTCtttacaaatgatgaaaaaactaaaacagaGCCAACTCACCCCTGTAACTGACTCTGAAGTGGCTTTGGTCAACGCCTCTCTGGAACAAAGACGAGCCAGGCGCCGTTCTCAATTCAGCCGGGTGAATCAGACCCAACGTGACAGTGATACTACCGAGTGTGACGGTGAAGAATCTAACTCGGGAGCCTCTTCGTGGAAGGAGAGTGAAAGTGAACATCACCCATCACCAGCTAGTattcagaagaggaaaatagCTCAGAGGCAAAGGAATGCGGGAAGCTACCAAACCAGGGAAAGGCCCTGCCTCCACTGCAAAGCCATGATAACCAGTGAGTGGTTGACGCGCCATTTCCTTCAAAACACTTCAGGAACAACCCACACGAAGGCAGATATTCAAGAGGAAAATCGTGTACCTGACATTAGcacaaaatacagcaaaatttga
- the SSMEM1 gene encoding serine-rich single-pass membrane protein 1 isoform X2 has product MRKWSSLMSEKKKDEDSGTSTSVSRASKDTSFKRQSKDGDWASLQMMKKLKQSQLTPVTDSEVALVNASLEQRRARRRSQFSRVNQTQRDSDTTECDGEESNSGASSWKESESEHHPSPASIQKRKIAQRQRNAGSYQTRERPCLHCKAMITSEWLTRHFLQNTSGTTHTKADIQEENRVPDISTKYSKI; this is encoded by the exons atgtcagagaagaaaaaggatgaaGACAGCGGGACCAGCACCTCGGTCAGTAGAG CAAGCAAAGATACTTCCTTTAAGCGGCAAAGCAAAGATGGTGACTGGGCCTCtttacaaatgatgaaaaaactaaaacagaGCCAACTCACCCCTGTAACTGACTCTGAAGTGGCTTTGGTCAACGCCTCTCTGGAACAAAGACGAGCCAGGCGCCGTTCTCAATTCAGCCGGGTGAATCAGACCCAACGTGACAGTGATACTACCGAGTGTGACGGTGAAGAATCTAACTCGGGAGCCTCTTCGTGGAAGGAGAGTGAAAGTGAACATCACCCATCACCAGCTAGTattcagaagaggaaaatagCTCAGAGGCAAAGGAATGCGGGAAGCTACCAAACCAGGGAAAGGCCCTGCCTCCACTGCAAAGCCATGATAACCAGTGAGTGGTTGACGCGCCATTTCCTTCAAAACACTTCAGGAACAACCCACACGAAGGCAGATATTCAAGAGGAAAATCGTGTACCTGACATTAGcacaaaatacagcaaaatttga